A part of Methanosphaera cuniculi genomic DNA contains:
- a CDS encoding V-type ATP synthase subunit F, which produces MKNDIAIMADPDTVTGFMLGGIKSGFPVHNKEESKATLKQLVDDEYSIIITTEKIGDELREDITKYSETKALPMIIEVPDKSGSHKRETDPMNDLIKRVIGVEMVK; this is translated from the coding sequence ATGAAAAATGATATAGCTATAATGGCAGATCCAGATACAGTAACTGGTTTTATGTTAGGTGGAATCAAAAGTGGATTCCCAGTACATAATAAAGAAGAATCAAAAGCTACTTTAAAGCAACTAGTTGATGATGAATATTCAATCATCATAACTACAGAAAAAATTGGTGATGAACTTAGAGAGGATATCACAAAATACAGTGAAACTAAGGCATTACCTATGATTATAGAAGTACCCGACAAGTCAGGTTCACATAAAAGAGAAACTGACCCAATGAATGACCTTATAAAAAGAGTTATTGGGGTTGAGATGGTAAAATGA
- a CDS encoding ATP synthase subunit A, producing the protein MITGKIIKIAGPVIIGDGMRGTQVHEMVRVGDIGLIGEIIELHGDTATVQVYEETAGIKPGEKIESTGGPLSVELGPGILKSIYDGIQRPLDEIKLEAGDFIPRGVDVPALDKTKEWEFKPTAQVGDKVEGGDIIGTVDETSSIVHKIMIPPKMSGTLKSIVSPGRYTIVDDIAEVETENGIEKVQMMQIWPVRVGRPYVNKLDPDVPLITGQRAQDTFFCLAKGGTAAMPGPFGSGKTVTQQQLAKWADADIVVYIGCGERGNEMTEVLIEFPELEDPKTGNPLMDRTVLIANTSNMPVAAREACVYTGITIAEYFRDMGYDVALMADSTSRWAEAMRELSGRLEEMPGEEGYPAYLASRLAQFYERAGRVTTIGDHAAESSITIVGAVSPPGGDLSEPVTQNTLRIAKVFWALDASLADRRHFPSINWLNSYSLYVDSITGWWNEQIGSDWRELRDRAMALLQKESELEEIVQLVGPDALPQKDRVTLEAARMLREDFLQQNAFDDTDTYCSPIKQYNMLKTILLYDTAAQAALADGADANKLVNLDVRVDLDRMKYIPEDEFMGRVEEIRDQIQTQCNEAVQ; encoded by the coding sequence ATGATCACAGGAAAAATTATTAAAATTGCAGGTCCGGTTATTATCGGTGACGGTATGCGTGGTACACAAGTACACGAAATGGTACGTGTAGGTGATATCGGACTCATAGGTGAAATAATTGAACTTCACGGCGACACAGCAACAGTTCAAGTTTACGAAGAAACTGCTGGTATTAAACCAGGAGAAAAAATTGAAAGTACAGGTGGTCCACTCTCAGTAGAATTAGGTCCTGGAATACTAAAATCAATTTACGACGGTATTCAAAGACCTTTAGATGAAATCAAACTCGAAGCAGGAGATTTCATTCCTAGAGGGGTAGACGTACCAGCACTAGACAAAACAAAAGAATGGGAATTTAAACCAACAGCACAAGTTGGAGACAAAGTAGAAGGTGGAGACATCATAGGAACAGTAGATGAAACATCATCAATTGTACACAAAATTATGATACCACCAAAAATGTCAGGAACACTTAAATCAATTGTAAGTCCAGGCAGATACACTATTGTTGACGACATTGCTGAAGTAGAAACAGAAAATGGAATAGAAAAAGTACAAATGATGCAAATCTGGCCAGTACGTGTAGGTAGACCTTACGTAAACAAACTTGACCCAGATGTACCACTTATAACAGGACAAAGAGCACAAGATACATTCTTCTGTCTTGCAAAAGGTGGAACAGCAGCTATGCCAGGACCATTCGGTTCAGGAAAAACTGTAACACAGCAACAATTAGCTAAATGGGCAGATGCAGATATAGTTGTATACATTGGTTGTGGAGAACGTGGAAACGAAATGACTGAAGTACTTATTGAGTTCCCAGAATTAGAAGACCCTAAAACTGGAAACCCATTAATGGACAGAACAGTTCTTATCGCAAACACATCAAACATGCCGGTAGCAGCTAGGGAAGCATGTGTATACACCGGAATTACCATTGCTGAATACTTCAGAGATATGGGATACGATGTAGCACTTATGGCAGATAGTACATCAAGATGGGCAGAAGCTATGCGTGAATTATCCGGACGTCTTGAAGAAATGCCTGGGGAAGAAGGATACCCTGCATATCTAGCATCAAGACTAGCACAGTTCTATGAACGTGCAGGACGTGTAACAACTATAGGAGATCATGCAGCAGAATCATCAATTACAATTGTAGGAGCAGTATCACCTCCTGGTGGAGACTTATCCGAACCTGTAACTCAGAACACCTTACGTATTGCTAAAGTATTCTGGGCACTTGATGCATCACTTGCAGATAGACGTCACTTCCCATCTATTAACTGGTTGAACAGTTACTCACTATATGTAGATAGTATTACAGGCTGGTGGAATGAACAAATCGGTTCAGATTGGAGAGAATTAAGAGATAGAGCTATGGCTTTACTCCAAAAAGAATCAGAACTCGAAGAAATTGTACAGCTTGTAGGACCTGATGCACTACCTCAAAAAGATCGTGTAACACTCGAAGCAGCACGTATGTTAAGAGAAGACTTCCTTCAACAAAACGCTTTTGATGATACAGATACATACTGTTCACCAATTAAACAATACAACATGCTCAAAACAATTCTACTTTATGACACAGCAGCACAAGCAGCACTTGCAGATGGAGCAGATGCAAACAAACTTGTAAACCTAGATGTAAGAGTAGATCTTGACAGAATGAAATACATCCCAGAAGATGAATTCATGGGCAGAGTTGAAGAAATAAGAGATCAAATACAAACACAATGTAATGAGGCTGTACAATGA